Proteins encoded together in one Miscanthus floridulus cultivar M001 chromosome 16, ASM1932011v1, whole genome shotgun sequence window:
- the LOC136514108 gene encoding uncharacterized protein yields MASSAAFAVLLVLAVAVQSARGGQLACEELPPDVCAFAVSSGGRRCVLERTPEGVHRCQTSAVGGARGLAEWVETDACVRACGVDRAALGLPVASATAEDRRSFRALCSSACRDGCPNVVDLYATVAAAEGMSLPALCEVQKQAGNRRMMTGMAPLGAPVAAPVAAPEAAPAPCEE; encoded by the exons ATGGCTTCCTCCGCCGCTTTCGCCGTTCTCCTCGTCCTCGCCGTCGCTGTGCAGTCCGCTCGTG GTGGTCAGCTGGCGTGCGAGGAGCTGCCGCCGGACGTGTGCGCGTTCGCGGTGTCGTCAGGCGGGAGGCGGTGCGTGCTGGAGCGCACGCCCGAGGGCGTGCACCGGTGCCAGACGTCGGCGGTGGGCGGCGCGCGGGGCCTGGCCGAGTGGGTAGAGACCGACGCCTGCGTGCGTGCCTGCGGGGTCGACCGCGCCGCGCTGGGCCTCCCCGTCGCCAGCGCCACGGCCGAGGACCGCCGCTCCTTCCGGGCGCTCTGCTCGTCGGCGTGCCGGGACGGGTGCCCCAACGTCGTCGACCTCTACGCCACCGTCGCCGCGGCTGAAG GTATGTCGCTGCCGGCGCTGTGCGAGGTGCAAAAGCAGGCTGGGAACCGCCGCATGATGACTGGGATGGCTCCGCTCGGTGCTCCGGTCGCCGCCCCGGTCGCCGCTCCAGAGGCTGCGCCAGCTCCTTGCGAAGAATGA